The Pirellulales bacterium genomic sequence GCAGCGGAACGTTGAAATTGATTAGCAGGCCAACTTTTTTTCTGCTGAGTTTTAAATACGTCAGCAACTGGGCCTCGTGAATCGGGATAATTTCATCAATACTTTTGATCTCGACGACAACGGCATCTGCGACAAGCAAATCAATTCGATAGCCACAATCTAAATGAATTCCTTTGTAAGCAATTGCAATTGGAGCTTCTCGGATGAAGGGCACGGTGCGCAAACTCAATTCGCGACAAAGACATTCCTGGTAGGCACTTTCCAACAATCCTGGACCGATTTCTTTATGAACTTCGATCGCACTGGCAATGATCTGGTT encodes the following:
- a CDS encoding GxxExxY protein, with the protein product MLIHEDITNQIIASAIEVHKEIGPGLLESAYQECLCRELSLRTVPFIREAPIAIAYKGIHLDCGYRIDLLVADAVVVEIKSIDEIIPIHEAQLLTYLKLSRKKVGLLINFNVPLLKDGIKRRVL